From Megalobrama amblycephala isolate DHTTF-2021 linkage group LG8, ASM1881202v1, whole genome shotgun sequence, the proteins below share one genomic window:
- the ube3a gene encoding ubiquitin-protein ligase E3A isoform X1: MKRAAAKHLIERYYHQLTEGCGNEACTNEACGSSPGFQRMDNNAAAIKALELYKNNAKLCDPHPSKKGASSAFPENSAKGAHNFSACSNGKMNHKDLQPTREDFRDLNFLTEEKVYEILGLCSETEDYSPLIRVIGRVFSSAESLVQSFRKAKQHTKEELKSLQAKDEDKDEDEKETASGSSTAMEVEPEASASSGDGSSHGENNVQKFDPVEVSVDIEAVRRVYDRLLSNEKIEAAFLNALVYLSPNVECDLTYHNVYAADPNYLNVFIIVMENSNLHSPEYLEIALPQFCKAMSKLPLPALAKLAWLWSQYGADQIRRLVETFQQLITYTVISNEFSSENLVNEDDGVVAATKCLKIVYYANVLGGDLDTGHNEEEDDEPIPESSELTLQELLGEERRNKKGPRVDPLETELGIRASDCRKPLIPFEEFINEPLNEVLEMDKDYTFFKVETESKFSFMTCPFILNPVTKNLGLYYDNRIRMYSERRITALYSLVQGQQLNPYLRLKVRRDHVIDDALVRLEMIAMENPADLKKQLYVEFEGEQGVDEGGVSKEFFQLVVEEIFNPDIGMFTYDESTKLFWFNPSSFENEGQFTLIGIVLGLAIYNNCILDVHFPMVVYRKLMGKKGTFRDLADSHPVLYQSLKDLQEYEGNVEEDMMITFQISQTDLFGNPLMYDLKEGGDKIPVTNENRKDFVALYAEYMLNKSVEKQFKAFRRGFHMVTNESPLKYLFRPEEIELLICGSRNLDFQALEESTEYDGGYNKDSRIIKDFWETVHSFGQEQKRLFLQFTTGTDRAPVGGLGKLKMIIAKNGPDSDRLPTSHTCFNVLLLPEYSTKEKLRERLLKAITYAKGFGML, encoded by the exons AT GAAGCGAGCGGCTGCAAAGCATTTAATTGAGCGCTACTACCACCAGTTAACAGAAGGCTGTGGAAATGAGGCCTGCACGAATGAGGCTTGTGGCTCTTCTCCGGGTTTCCAGCGCATGGATAACAATGCAGCGGCCATCAAGGCCCTGGAGTTATATAAGAATAATGCCAAACTGTGTGATCCTCATCCCTCTAAGAAAGGAGCCAGTTCAGCCTTCCCGGAGAACAGTGCCAAAGGAGCTCACAACTTCTCTGCTTGCAGCAACGGGAAGATGAACCATAAGGACCTACAGCCCACAAGGGAGGACTTTAGAG ATCTGAATTTCTTGACGGAAGAGAAGGTGTATGAAATCCTGGGCCTCTGCAGTGAGACTGAGGACTATTCTCCTCTAATCCGTGTCATCGGTAGGGTTTTCTCAAGCGCGGAGAGTCTGGTCCAGAGTTTCCGTAAGGCGAAGCAACATACCAAGGAAGAGCTCAAGTCCCTTCAGGCTAAGGATGAGGACAAAGATGAAGATGAGAAAGAAACGGCCTCCGGTTCGTCCACAGCGATGGAGGTGGAACCCGAAGCCTCGGCGTCAAGTGGAGACGGGTCGTCTCACGGGGAGAACAACGTCCAAAAGTTTGATCCTGTAGAAGTTTCTGTAGACATTGAGGCAGTTAGAAGAGTGTACGACAGACTGTTATCAAACGAGAAGATTGAAGCAGCATTCCTCAACGCGTTAGTCTACCTGTCGCCCAACGTAGAGTGTGACCTCACCTATCACAACGTGTACGCCGCCGACCCTAATTACCTGAACGTCTTCATTATCGTCATGGAGAACAGTAATCTCCACAGTCCGGAATACTTAGAAATTGCACTGCCGCAATTCTGCAAGGCAATGAGCAAGCTACCTCTTCCGGCTCTGGCCAAGCTTGCATGGTTGTGGTCGCAGTACGGCGCAGACCAGATCCGACGTCTGGTTGAGACTTTCCAGCAGCTTATTACCTACACGGTTATCAGCAACGAGTTCAGCAGCGAAAACCTGGTCAACGAGGATGACGGAGTGGTGGCAGCTACCAAGTGCTTGAAAATCGTCTACTATGCAAACGTGTTGGGCGGCGACCTAGACACGGGTCACAACGAGGAGGAGGACGACGAACCGATCCCGGAGTCAAGTGAGTTGACCCTGCAGGAGCTTCTGGGCGAGGAGCGACGCAATAAGAAAGGCCCTCGGGTGGATCCGCTGGAGACGGAACTGGGCATCCGTGCCTCGGACTGTCGAAAACCCCTCATCCCCTTCGAGGAGTTCATCAATGAACCGCTCAATGAGGTGCTGGAAATGGACAAAGACTACACTTTCTTCAAAGTGGAGACAGAGAGCAAGTTCTCCTTTATGACCTGCCCATTCATTCTTAACCCTGTGACTAAGAATCTTGGCCTGTACTATGACAACCGGATCCGCATGTACAGCGAGCGCAGGATTACTGCCCTCTACAGTTTGGTGCAGGGACAGCAGCTGAACCCCTATCTTCGACTCAAAGTGCGCAGAGACCACGTCATTGATGATGCTCTTGTCAGG TTGGAGATGATTGCCATGGAAAACCCTGCAGACCTGAAGAAACAGCTGTATGTGGAGTTTGAGGGTGAGCAAGGAGTGGATGAAGGAGGAGTATCCAAAGAGTTCTTTCAACTGGTCGTAGAGGAGATCTTTAACCCAGATATAG GCATGTTTACCTATGATGAAAGCACAAAGCTATTCTGGTTTAACCCTTCATCGTTTGAAAATGAAGGCCAGTTCACTTTGATAGGCATCGTCCTGGGCCTAGCTATCTACAATAATTGCATTCTCGATGTGCACTTCCCTATGGTGGTTTACAGAAAACTAATGGGAAAGAAAGGAACGTTTAGAGACCTGGCAGACTCTCATCCG GTTCTTTATCAGAGTCTGAAGGACCTACAGGAATATGAAGGTAATGTTGAAGAAGACATGATGATTACCTTCCAGATCTCACAAACAGACCTGTTTGGAAACCCACTAATGTATGATTTAAAGGAAGGTGGTGATAAAATCCCAGTTACCAATGAGAACAGGAAG GATTTTGTGGCACTCTATGCAGAGTACATGCTGAACAAAAGTGTGGAGAAACAGTTCAAGGCCTTCAGAAGAGGATTTCACATGGTCACTAATGAGTCTCCACTGAAGTATCTGTTTCGACCAGAGGAAATTGAGCTGCTTATATGTGGCAGCAGG AATCTTGACTTCCAAGCACTTGAAGAGAGTACAGAATATGATGGAGGATACAACAAAGACTCTCGCATTATTAA GGATTTCTGGGAGACTGTGCACTCATTTGGGCAGGAGCAGAAGAGGCTATTTCTTCAGTTCACCACTGGCACAGATAGAGCTCCAGTTGGAGGTTTAGGCAAACTCAAGATGATTATTGCCAAAAATGGCCCTGACTCTGACAG GTTACCCACCTCTCATACTTGCTTCAATGTGCTGCTCCTCCCCGAATACTCCACCAAGGAGAAACTTAGAGAGAGACTCCTTAAAGCCATCACTTACGCCAAAGGCTTCGGCATGCTCTGA
- the ube3a gene encoding ubiquitin-protein ligase E3A isoform X2 codes for MNHKDLQPTREDFRDLNFLTEEKVYEILGLCSETEDYSPLIRVIGRVFSSAESLVQSFRKAKQHTKEELKSLQAKDEDKDEDEKETASGSSTAMEVEPEASASSGDGSSHGENNVQKFDPVEVSVDIEAVRRVYDRLLSNEKIEAAFLNALVYLSPNVECDLTYHNVYAADPNYLNVFIIVMENSNLHSPEYLEIALPQFCKAMSKLPLPALAKLAWLWSQYGADQIRRLVETFQQLITYTVISNEFSSENLVNEDDGVVAATKCLKIVYYANVLGGDLDTGHNEEEDDEPIPESSELTLQELLGEERRNKKGPRVDPLETELGIRASDCRKPLIPFEEFINEPLNEVLEMDKDYTFFKVETESKFSFMTCPFILNPVTKNLGLYYDNRIRMYSERRITALYSLVQGQQLNPYLRLKVRRDHVIDDALVRLEMIAMENPADLKKQLYVEFEGEQGVDEGGVSKEFFQLVVEEIFNPDIGMFTYDESTKLFWFNPSSFENEGQFTLIGIVLGLAIYNNCILDVHFPMVVYRKLMGKKGTFRDLADSHPVLYQSLKDLQEYEGNVEEDMMITFQISQTDLFGNPLMYDLKEGGDKIPVTNENRKDFVALYAEYMLNKSVEKQFKAFRRGFHMVTNESPLKYLFRPEEIELLICGSRNLDFQALEESTEYDGGYNKDSRIIKDFWETVHSFGQEQKRLFLQFTTGTDRAPVGGLGKLKMIIAKNGPDSDRLPTSHTCFNVLLLPEYSTKEKLRERLLKAITYAKGFGML; via the exons ATGAACCATAAGGACCTACAGCCCACAAGGGAGGACTTTAGAG ATCTGAATTTCTTGACGGAAGAGAAGGTGTATGAAATCCTGGGCCTCTGCAGTGAGACTGAGGACTATTCTCCTCTAATCCGTGTCATCGGTAGGGTTTTCTCAAGCGCGGAGAGTCTGGTCCAGAGTTTCCGTAAGGCGAAGCAACATACCAAGGAAGAGCTCAAGTCCCTTCAGGCTAAGGATGAGGACAAAGATGAAGATGAGAAAGAAACGGCCTCCGGTTCGTCCACAGCGATGGAGGTGGAACCCGAAGCCTCGGCGTCAAGTGGAGACGGGTCGTCTCACGGGGAGAACAACGTCCAAAAGTTTGATCCTGTAGAAGTTTCTGTAGACATTGAGGCAGTTAGAAGAGTGTACGACAGACTGTTATCAAACGAGAAGATTGAAGCAGCATTCCTCAACGCGTTAGTCTACCTGTCGCCCAACGTAGAGTGTGACCTCACCTATCACAACGTGTACGCCGCCGACCCTAATTACCTGAACGTCTTCATTATCGTCATGGAGAACAGTAATCTCCACAGTCCGGAATACTTAGAAATTGCACTGCCGCAATTCTGCAAGGCAATGAGCAAGCTACCTCTTCCGGCTCTGGCCAAGCTTGCATGGTTGTGGTCGCAGTACGGCGCAGACCAGATCCGACGTCTGGTTGAGACTTTCCAGCAGCTTATTACCTACACGGTTATCAGCAACGAGTTCAGCAGCGAAAACCTGGTCAACGAGGATGACGGAGTGGTGGCAGCTACCAAGTGCTTGAAAATCGTCTACTATGCAAACGTGTTGGGCGGCGACCTAGACACGGGTCACAACGAGGAGGAGGACGACGAACCGATCCCGGAGTCAAGTGAGTTGACCCTGCAGGAGCTTCTGGGCGAGGAGCGACGCAATAAGAAAGGCCCTCGGGTGGATCCGCTGGAGACGGAACTGGGCATCCGTGCCTCGGACTGTCGAAAACCCCTCATCCCCTTCGAGGAGTTCATCAATGAACCGCTCAATGAGGTGCTGGAAATGGACAAAGACTACACTTTCTTCAAAGTGGAGACAGAGAGCAAGTTCTCCTTTATGACCTGCCCATTCATTCTTAACCCTGTGACTAAGAATCTTGGCCTGTACTATGACAACCGGATCCGCATGTACAGCGAGCGCAGGATTACTGCCCTCTACAGTTTGGTGCAGGGACAGCAGCTGAACCCCTATCTTCGACTCAAAGTGCGCAGAGACCACGTCATTGATGATGCTCTTGTCAGG TTGGAGATGATTGCCATGGAAAACCCTGCAGACCTGAAGAAACAGCTGTATGTGGAGTTTGAGGGTGAGCAAGGAGTGGATGAAGGAGGAGTATCCAAAGAGTTCTTTCAACTGGTCGTAGAGGAGATCTTTAACCCAGATATAG GCATGTTTACCTATGATGAAAGCACAAAGCTATTCTGGTTTAACCCTTCATCGTTTGAAAATGAAGGCCAGTTCACTTTGATAGGCATCGTCCTGGGCCTAGCTATCTACAATAATTGCATTCTCGATGTGCACTTCCCTATGGTGGTTTACAGAAAACTAATGGGAAAGAAAGGAACGTTTAGAGACCTGGCAGACTCTCATCCG GTTCTTTATCAGAGTCTGAAGGACCTACAGGAATATGAAGGTAATGTTGAAGAAGACATGATGATTACCTTCCAGATCTCACAAACAGACCTGTTTGGAAACCCACTAATGTATGATTTAAAGGAAGGTGGTGATAAAATCCCAGTTACCAATGAGAACAGGAAG GATTTTGTGGCACTCTATGCAGAGTACATGCTGAACAAAAGTGTGGAGAAACAGTTCAAGGCCTTCAGAAGAGGATTTCACATGGTCACTAATGAGTCTCCACTGAAGTATCTGTTTCGACCAGAGGAAATTGAGCTGCTTATATGTGGCAGCAGG AATCTTGACTTCCAAGCACTTGAAGAGAGTACAGAATATGATGGAGGATACAACAAAGACTCTCGCATTATTAA GGATTTCTGGGAGACTGTGCACTCATTTGGGCAGGAGCAGAAGAGGCTATTTCTTCAGTTCACCACTGGCACAGATAGAGCTCCAGTTGGAGGTTTAGGCAAACTCAAGATGATTATTGCCAAAAATGGCCCTGACTCTGACAG GTTACCCACCTCTCATACTTGCTTCAATGTGCTGCTCCTCCCCGAATACTCCACCAAGGAGAAACTTAGAGAGAGACTCCTTAAAGCCATCACTTACGCCAAAGGCTTCGGCATGCTCTGA